The genomic region TTCGCTCAGGATGACAATTTATAAAACAAGGATGAGATCCTTCGGCGCGCTCGATTCTCTCGCGGCTCAGGATGACATTTTATAAAATAAGGATGAGATCCTTCGACTTCGCTCAGGATGACGAATAGAATATGACGGCGCAGGCAAATTCTCTATTGTCATTTCGAGCTTGTCGAGAAATCGCCGATTACTTGCTTTTATTGAAAGTGTAGCTTCGCGGGTGGGGGTATGCGGCGATCCTTCGGCAGGCTCAGGATGACATTGAATGGGAAAGTACGAGCAGTCATTTTCTTGTTGTCATTTCGACCGAAGCGGAGAAATCGCCGATTACTTGCTTATTAAAAGGGTGACTTCGCGGATAGGACTACAAGGCGATCCCTCGTGTGCGCTCGCTTCGTTCGCTTCTCGGGATGACGAAATATGGTGAGTGCGTCATCCTGAGTGAAACGAAGGATCCCCTAAGGCGAAGCGGCAGGGAGTCGGACCCCTAATTTTGCGATTCTATTCAGAAGTGCGTTTAATCCCTTGTTTTACGCGCATTTTTTTAAAATTCGGTATTGACAAAAGGTGTAAAACAATATATAATGACGATAGAAATTCTTTTTATGGAGGAAGAATATGTTTTACAAATTTAGAAAGAATAAGAAAGCTTTTACGCTCGTTGAGTTGATCGTCGTTATCGCGATCATCGCAATTCTCGGTACCGTCGTTGGCGTTTCCGTTACCGGATTTGTTAACAACGCAAAAAAGAAAACGGTTGATACCGCTGCGGATTCTGTCTTAACGACTTGGAATTTGTTCGTCGCAGATGGCAATACTTCCGAAAAATGGGGAACTTATTTAACGAATAATACGGATAATCTCGGATCTGTGAATATTGGTTATCCCGGAAACGGTGTTACTGCCAATACGACGGCTTCTCAGGCTTTCAGCGCGACCGGAACAATTACTGTTAAAGACAAAAATAATAAATATACCGCTACGGTCAGTATTAATAATGGTAAACCCTCGGTAACGCATGTGAGCTAATTGTTTACTTGAATAACCTTGCGCTTGGCAATCCGTATTGCCAAGCGCATTTTTTTTATGCGAATGAGATCCTTCGACACGCTCGATTCTCTCGCGGCTCAGGATGACGATGGATATTTGAAAACGTCATTCTGAACGGAGTGAAGAATCCCCTAACGCGAAGCGGATCGAAAGCGGGCGAGATTCTTGACAATCCCGTCATTTTTATATATTATATATATAACCTATAAAAATTGACCCGCCGCGGAATCATTCGGCGCGGGCAAAAAGGAGACGACAGTATGAGTAAAATTTTCTTTGATACAGATTGCGAGCTGTGGTACACGATGCTCCCCGAAATGGATTGCGAAGTTTTCAAAATGCCCTACACGATCAACGGAAAAGAGTATTTTTACGATATGGGCGAAGCAACCGATTTCGACGCTTTTTATAAAGCGGTTCGCGCGGGCGCGATGCCGATCACTTCGGCTTTGAACGCGCAGATCTACACCGATATTTTGGAACCTTACTTCAAAAAAGGCGAAGATATGCTTTATATCTCGTTTTCGAGCAAGATGAGCGGGACTTTCAATCACCTTGAAATGGCGCTTCGCGATCTTCGCGAAAAGTATCCGA from Clostridia bacterium harbors:
- a CDS encoding prepilin-type N-terminal cleavage/methylation domain-containing protein, which gives rise to MFYKFRKNKKAFTLVELIVVIAIIAILGTVVGVSVTGFVNNAKKKTVDTAADSVLTTWNLFVADGNTSEKWGTYLTNNTDNLGSVNIGYPGNGVTANTTASQAFSATGTITVKDKNNKYTATVSINNGKPSVTHVS